Below is a window of Yersinia kristensenii DNA.
TGAAACCCTGTTGGGGCCAGAAGATGCCATTATTTCCGATGCGCTGAATCATGCTTCAATCATTGATGGTGTGCGGTTATGTAAAGCCAAGCGCTACCGCTACGCCAATAATGATATGAGCGAACTGAAAGCCCAGCTAGAACAAGCCAAAGCAGATGGCGCGCGCCATATCATGATCGCCACCGACGGCGTGTTTTCCATGGATGGCGTGATTGCCAACCTGAAAGGAGTTTGCGACCTGGCGGATGAGTATCAGGCGCTAGTGATGGTCGACGACTCCCATGCGGTGGGCTTTGTGGGAGAAAATGGCCGTGGTACTCATGAATACTGCGAAGTAATGGATCGCGTTGATATCATCACTGGCACTTTAGGCAAGGCGCTGGGTGGGGCATCGGGCGGTTATACCGCCGGCCGTAAAGAAGTGGTTGAGTGGTTGCGCCAGCGCTCACGGCCTTATTTGTTCTCAAACTCATTGGCTCCAGCAATAGTATCGGCTTCTATTGAAGTGTTATCGCTATTGGAAGACGGCGCTGAACTGCGCGATCGCTTATGGGCGAATGCCCGTTTATTCCGCGAGAAAATGAGTGCCGCCGGATTCACCTTGGCCGGTGCTGATCATGCCATCATTCCTGTGATGCTCGGTGACGCGACACTGGCGCAAGAATTTGCCAATGCATTGCTGAAAGAAGGTATTTACGTCACTGGTTTCTTCTATCCGGTGGTGCCGAAAGGTCAGGCGCGCATCCGCACTCAGATGTCAGCAGACCATACGCCAGAGCAGGTTGAGCGGGCTGTTGAAGCCTTCATCCGTATTGGCAAACAGCTTAACGTTATTGCGTAAGGGATTTTGATGAAAGCATTGTCTATGAAAGCACTATCCAAACTAAAAGCAGAAGAAGGTATTTGGATGACCGATGTGCCGCAGCCGGAGCTGGGTCACAATGACATCATGATCAAAATTCGTAAAACGGCGATTTGTGGCACTGACGTGCATATCTATAACTGGGATGAATGGTCACAAAAAACTATTCCTGTTCCTATGGTCGTTGGTCACGAATATGTCGGTGAAGTTGTGGCTATCGGTCAGGAAGTTAAAGGTTTTAATATAGGTGACCGGGTGTCTGGCGAAGGTCATATTACCTGTGGGCATTGCCGTAACTGCCGTGGTGGGCGAACCCATCTTTGTCGCAATACTGTGGGTGTCGGCGTAAACCGTCCGGGTTCTTTTGCCGAATATCTGGTGATTCCGGCCTTTAACGCGTTCAAAATTCCTGACAATATTTCTGATGAACTCGCTGCTATTTTTGACCCCTTCGGTAATGCCGTGCATACCGCTTTATCTTTTGATTTAGTTGGGGAAGATGTGCTGGTTTCCGGTGCGGGGCCGATTGGTATCATGGCCGCAGCGGTCTGTAAACATGTCGGTGCTCGCCATGTTGTTATCACTGATGTGAATGAGTACCGTCTAGATCTGGCGCGTAAAATGGGAGTTACCCGCGCAGTTAATGTCAGCAAAGAGAACCTGAATGATGTGATGGCTGAGCTGGGCATGACTGAAGGGTTTGATGTCGGTCTGGAAATGTCCGGTGCGCCGCCAGCTTTCCGTACATTGCTCAGCTCAATGAATCACGGTGGGCGTATTGCAATGCTGGGGATACCGCCATCGGATATGTCTATCGACTGGAATCAGGTGATTTTCAAAGGGCTGTTTATCAAAGGGATTTATGGCCGTGAGATGTTCGAAACCTGGTACAAAATGGCGGCATTGATTCAATCTGGTTTAGATTTAACCCCCATTATCACCCACCGTTTCTCCATCGATGAGTTCCAGCAGGGGTTTGATGCTATGCGCTCGGGGAAATCAGGTAAGGTCATATTAAACTGGGATTAAAATACCCTTCGGCCTTGAAGTTGCAGGGGGGTTGGCTGCGCGCGCACCCGAATCACTTACTACCTATTGACCTTAAAATAAATAGGCTCATCGGGATGAGTTTGCTAGCCGCCTACCTGCAGCTCCAATGACTTTGGGTATTGCCTTTTGTGCTTTAAGTTGCAGGAATGAAAGTGGGGCAGTCAGGTAATGACTGCGGAGGTGAATGACAAAGCGATTTATAATAAGCTCAGTGAGTGAAGGGTTGACCGCACCTAGGGGCGCTCCGGTCGCTTACGCGACTACGACCCCAACGGCACGTTTCCCCTTCATTTGACTTTGTCAGCAGTCTGGGCAGTCAGGTGATGACTGCCTCATTTTTACGGATTTTCAGCTTTAGGTTTCTCGACAGGCGGTTTCTCAACTGGGGTCACGGGCACGGCTGGCGGGAAATATTGCTGCCAATGCTTCTTAACAAATGTTACTGCCGGGCTTTGCATCAAGCTCTCACCTAACACAATAAACATCTTATCGGCGTAGATTTTTTCCGGAACATAACTGGTTTTCGCGTTGCATTGCTTGATAGCTTTCAAGCGCGCGCCTTTGGTCGGGTCACGCGGTTTTGATTTGCCCGGTGAGACAGTGCTGCTGCCGCTATTATTGCGTACTGGTTCATTCAGCAGCGCGCTAGGTCTGACCAAAACAATATCCGCAGGTAATTGAGGCAACATTTGTTGCAGCACTTTAATGGTCGCTGGATGCGGGTGCCCAATGGCAATGGCCGAACCATTACGACGGGCTAATTCTACTGCGCGGTTAAATTGTTGGCGAATCGCGGCTTCATTTTGTGAATCATCCAAAAAAACTTTGCGCTTAATCACTTTGACGCCAGTACCTTCGGCCGCTTTACTGGCCTGGCTGTTGCCAATCGTCATGCTATCAAGGAAATAGAGCTGATAGTGTTCCAGCGCTTGCATCACTTTCTGCATGCCCGGAAAGCTGGAAGTCATCGCGCTGCCCATGTGATTATTCATGCCGGTGGCGTAAGGAACATTACTCACCGCCTGGCGAATGATTCGCTGGACTTCTTCACTGCTCATTGATGGCTGTAATGTATCGCGCTCCAGCGGTTGCTTGCTCAGCGGGGCCATCGGCAGGTGAATCAGAATTTCACGCCCTTGATTATGGGCTTTGATGGCCATCTCTTTGGCATAGGGGGCATTAGGTAAGATAGCCACTGAAATTGGCAGCGGCATCTGTAACACCTTGTTTTCGTTCTGCGGGCGATAACCAAAGTCATCAATAACGATTGAAAGTTTGCCCGCCTGTACGGCATTGGCGATGAGTAGGGTGCTTACTATGATAAACCGACGTGTATTGAAATAGCGCAATAGGTGTTCCCTAACGTTGTTCTCTATCTTCCTAACCAAGGTTGTGGGTTAACCGCTTGTCCCTGACGGCGGATTTCGAAATAGAGTGAAGGTTCACCCTGACCGCCACTGGTGCCAACGAGCGCAATGGGTTGGCCGGCTTTTACCTGAGCACCGACATTAACCAGAGCGCTTTGGTTGTAGCCATATAAACTCATATCCCCTTTGCCGTGCTCAACGACAACGACCAGTCCATAGCCCTGTAGCCAGTCCGCCAGTAGC
It encodes the following:
- a CDS encoding divergent polysaccharide deacetylase family protein, which codes for MRYFNTRRFIIVSTLLIANAVQAGKLSIVIDDFGYRPQNENKVLQMPLPISVAILPNAPYAKEMAIKAHNQGREILIHLPMAPLSKQPLERDTLQPSMSSEEVQRIIRQAVSNVPYATGMNNHMGSAMTSSFPGMQKVMQALEHYQLYFLDSMTIGNSQASKAAEGTGVKVIKRKVFLDDSQNEAAIRQQFNRAVELARRNGSAIAIGHPHPATIKVLQQMLPQLPADIVLVRPSALLNEPVRNNSGSSTVSPGKSKPRDPTKGARLKAIKQCNAKTSYVPEKIYADKMFIVLGESLMQSPAVTFVKKHWQQYFPPAVPVTPVEKPPVEKPKAENP
- the tdh gene encoding L-threonine 3-dehydrogenase encodes the protein MKALSKLKAEEGIWMTDVPQPELGHNDIMIKIRKTAICGTDVHIYNWDEWSQKTIPVPMVVGHEYVGEVVAIGQEVKGFNIGDRVSGEGHITCGHCRNCRGGRTHLCRNTVGVGVNRPGSFAEYLVIPAFNAFKIPDNISDELAAIFDPFGNAVHTALSFDLVGEDVLVSGAGPIGIMAAAVCKHVGARHVVITDVNEYRLDLARKMGVTRAVNVSKENLNDVMAELGMTEGFDVGLEMSGAPPAFRTLLSSMNHGGRIAMLGIPPSDMSIDWNQVIFKGLFIKGIYGREMFETWYKMAALIQSGLDLTPIITHRFSIDEFQQGFDAMRSGKSGKVILNWD
- the kbl gene encoding glycine C-acetyltransferase codes for the protein MSLPFDRNAFYQQLEQQLKTTRAEGLYKNERIITSAQQADIAVADGRHVINFCANNYLGLANHPRLIAAAKKGMDTHGFGMASVRFICGTQDAHKELEQKLASFLGMEDAILYSSCFDANGGLFETLLGPEDAIISDALNHASIIDGVRLCKAKRYRYANNDMSELKAQLEQAKADGARHIMIATDGVFSMDGVIANLKGVCDLADEYQALVMVDDSHAVGFVGENGRGTHEYCEVMDRVDIITGTLGKALGGASGGYTAGRKEVVEWLRQRSRPYLFSNSLAPAIVSASIEVLSLLEDGAELRDRLWANARLFREKMSAAGFTLAGADHAIIPVMLGDATLAQEFANALLKEGIYVTGFFYPVVPKGQARIRTQMSADHTPEQVERAVEAFIRIGKQLNVIA